GGCAACTTCACGCAGCAGGACGCGCACGACCTTGCTCTGGTTCTGAAGGCCGGTTCGCTTCAGGCACCGTTAAAGGTCATCGAAGAAAACGCCGTGGGCGCCAGCCTCGGGCAGGATTCAATCATCGATTCGGGCCGTGCCCTGATGATCGGCGGTGTGGCCGTCGTCATCATGATGATTGTCGTCTACAATGTCGCCGGTGTTGTCGCCGTGCTGGCGATGCTTCTGAACGTCTTGCTGATTCTCGCAATTCTCTCGCTGGCAGGCGCCACCCTGACGCTGTCCGGCATCGGCGGTATCCTGCTTACGATGGGTATGGCCGTGGACGCCAACGTGCTGATCTACGAGCGACTCCGAGAGGAACTCGACTCAGGCAAACCAATGAGACCGGCAATGAACGCCGCCTTCGGCAGCGCATTCTCGGTTATTCTCGACTCGAATATCACGTCGCTGCTACCGGCCCTTGTGCTGATTCTGTTCGAAGTCGTCGAAGGCTCGATCCGCGGCTTCTGGACGGCACTGGCCATCGGCCTGATCGCCAACCTCTACACCGGCCTCACGGTGACCCGCGCTCTGATCGAGGTCTGGGTTGCGAAGTTCAAGAAGATCAGCGTCGGCAAGCTTCGTCTGCTGAACAAAGTCAACTTCGACTTCATGGCCTACCGTAAGATTGGCTACCCGATCTCACTGGTCCTGATCGGCGTTTCGGTCTTCTACCTGACCGTACACGGCGTGAACCCTGGCATCGACTTCACGGGCGGTGTGCTCGCAACTGTCGACGCAAAGAGCGCCCAGGTCGAACGCGCCGACATCCAGCGCGCCGTTGACGAAACGTTCCACGATGCAAAGGTCGTCCACGTCCTCAATACGACCTTGTATCAGGTCACCGTTCCCCAGGCAGCGGACGAGACCCTGGAAGACATCCAGACGACGCTGGGCTCGATCTTCAACACCGACAAGGACTACATGCCCGCAAATAGCGTGGTCATCAAGTCCACGCAGAGCGTTGCCCAGACGGTTGGTGCGGAGTTCCAGTGGACTGCCTTCTGGACGATCCTCGTCGCGTCACTCATTATTCTGGGCTATATCGCGCTGCGATTCCGGCCGGTATTCGGTATGGGCGCCGTTGCCGCTCTGCTCCACGACCTGATCATCACGCTCGGCATCTTTATCGTGCTGGGACGGAGTATGACGCTCGATATTGTGTCCGGTCTGCTGATTGTCCTTGGCTACTCGGTCAACGACACCATCGTTGTGTTCGACCGAATTCGCGAGACGATGGGCGAAAAATACGGCCGGAACATGAAGGAAATCATCAACCTGGCCATCAACCGTACGCTGTCGCGTACGTTGTTCACCTCCGGTTCGACGCTGCTGACGGTTCTGGCGATGCTGATCTTCGGCGGCGTTGGTCTTAAGGACTTCGCCCTGGTTCTGCTGCTCGGTATCATCACGGGTACGTACTCGTCGATCTTCGTCGCCTCCGCTCTCGTCGACTCCTATATGACCTATCGCGAGAAGAAAGAGGGCCTCGAGGCAGTCCACGGCAAAAAGA
This genomic stretch from bacterium harbors:
- the secD gene encoding protein translocase subunit SecD, whose protein sequence is MDKVFNARFIFVLIVTALCLYFVWPTFDYFMFVRSLPEEPTREQVQEKRDKLAEANMIKLGLDLQGGVEFLIQVDTDQLVRQNLRDRADSLRRQFQTESVDATVEYKEDNNTIDVKLDNPTDDAKIAADVLERQSSVFDWDGNAAARLGGDQALTLRPEEKQLNFETTNAIESALKTVRRRVDEYGLTQPEVVKQGFDRIRVRIPGETDPERIRKGLLRTAYLEFRLLHPNHAEVITQFTKPGTQIIRDEFLEDVFVEETQTTVKKLKRNIPGVPAGYQLFLGKDTRTSNTGEVTTTENIAYLLENKAEVTGGDLRRASSITDMQDIENPYKVTLEFGPEGTEKFADVTRYHTGEQFAIVLDGEVNSAPRINEPILTGRCEISGNFTQQDAHDLALVLKAGSLQAPLKVIEENAVGASLGQDSIIDSGRALMIGGVAVVIMMIVVYNVAGVVAVLAMLLNVLLILAILSLAGATLTLSGIGGILLTMGMAVDANVLIYERLREELDSGKPMRPAMNAAFGSAFSVILDSNITSLLPALVLILFEVVEGSIRGFWTALAIGLIANLYTGLTVTRALIEVWVAKFKKISVGKLRLLNKVNFDFMAYRKIGYPISLVLIGVSVFYLTVHGVNPGIDFTGGVLATVDAKSAQVERADIQRAVDETFHDAKVVHVLNTTLYQVTVPQAADETLEDIQTTLGSIFNTDKDYMPANSVVIKSTQSVAQTVGAEFQWTAFWTILVASLIILGYIALRFRPVFGMGAVAALLHDLIITLGIFIVLGRSMTLDIVSGLLIVLGYSVNDTIVVFDRIRETMGEKYGRNMKEIINLAINRTLSRTLFTSGSTLLTVLAMLIFGGVGLKDFALVLLLGIITGTYSSIFVASALVDSYMTYREKKEGLEAVHGKKKAVKIGA